A genomic segment from Leopardus geoffroyi isolate Oge1 chromosome A2, O.geoffroyi_Oge1_pat1.0, whole genome shotgun sequence encodes:
- the ATP5F1D gene encoding ATP synthase subunit delta, mitochondrial, with protein MLPVAVLRRPGLRCLVRQARAYAEAAAAPAPAAGPGQMSFTFASPTQVFFNSANVRQVDVPTQTGAFGILAAHVPTLQVLRPGLVVVHAEDGTTSKYFVSSGSVTVNADSSVQLLAEEAVTLDMLDVGAAKVNLEKAQSELSGAADEASRAEIQIRIEANEALVKALE; from the exons ATGCTGCCCGTCGCGGTCCTGCGCCGTCCCGGCCTGCGCTGCCTCGTCCGTCAGGCCCGCGCCTACGCTGAGGCTGCGGCTGCGCCGGCCCCGGCTGCGGGCCCGGGCCAGATGTCCTTCACCTTCGCCTCACCCACGCAG GTATTTTTCAACAGTGCCAACGTCCGGCAAGTGGACGTTCCCACGCAGACGGGAGCCTTTGGCATCCTGGCGGCCCACGTACCCACCTTGCAGGTGCTGCGGCCGGGGCTGGTTGTTGTCCACGCCGAGGACGGCACCACCTCCAAATACTTTG TGAGTAGCGGCTCCGTCACGGTGAACGCTGATTCCTCAGTGCAGCTGTTGGCTGAAGAGGCCGTGACCTTGGACATGCTGGACGTGGGG GCCGCCAAGGTGAACTTGGAGAAGGCGCAGTCGGAGCTGTCAGGGGCAGCAGACGAGGCCTCCAGGGCCGAGATCCAAATCCGCATCGAGGCCAACGAGGCCCTGGTGAAAGCTCTCGAGTAG
- the MIDN gene encoding midnolin isoform X1, translating into MEPQPGGARSCRRGAPGGACELGPAAEAAPMSLAIHSTTGTRYELSVPPDETVEGLRKRLSQRLKVPKERLALLHKDTRLSSGKLQEFGVGDGSKLTLVPTVEAGLMSQASRPEQSVMQALESLTETQPPVAPGPGRAGGGVFRKYRFILFKHPWHRQGPQSPERGGERPQVSDFLSGRSPLTLALRVGDHMMFVQLQLAAQHTPLQHRHVLAAAAAAAAAARGGPSVTAPVSSPCRPVSSAARVPPVSSSPAPASPSPVTAGSFRSHSAATCPEQMDCSPPASAGSLASTPGGSPTSTPGGSPASRSRKPGAVIESFVNHAPGVFSGTFSGTLHPNCQDSSGRPRRDIGTILQILNDLLSATRHYQGMPPSLTQLRCHAQCAPASPAPDLTPKTTSCEKLAAAAPASLSQARTCKPLGDRLRQTENRATRCKVERLQLLLQQKRLRRKARRDARGPYHWPPSRKAGRSDTSGGGGGGGPSEASGLGLDFEDSVWKPEVNPDIKSEFVVA; encoded by the exons ATGGAGCCGCAGCCCGGCGGCGCCCGGAGCTGCCGGCGCGGGGCCCCCGGCGGCGCCTGCGAGCTGGGCCCGGCGGCCGAGGCGGCTCCCATGAGCCTGGCCATCCACAGCACGACGGGCACCCGCTACGAGCTGTCGGTGCCCCCGGACGAAACGGTGGAGGGGCTGCGCAAGCGGCTGTCCCAGAGGCTCAAAGTGCCCAAGGAGCGCCTGGCACTGCTCCACAAAGACAC ccGGCTCAGTTCGGGGAAGCTGCAGGAGTTCGGCGTGGGGGATGGCAGCAAGCTGACGCTGGTACCCACCGTGGAGGCGGGCCTCATG TCGCAGGCCTCAAGGCCAGAGCAGTCTGTGATGCAGGCCCTGGAGAGCTTGACTGAGACACAG CCCCCAGTGGCGCCCGGGCCAGGCCGGGCTGGCGGAGGCGTCTTCCGGAAATACCGATTCATTTTATTTAAGCATCCGTGGCACCGACAGGGaccccagagcccagagaggggcgGCGAGAGGCCCCAG GTCAGTGACTTCTTGTCCGGCCGCTCGCCGCTGACCCTGGCGCTGCGCGTGGGTGACCACATGATGTTCGTCCAGCTGCAGCTGGCCGCCCAGCATACCCCGCTGCAACACCGCCACGTGCtggcggccgccgccgccgccgccgccgccgcccgggggGGCCCCAGCGTGACCGCCCCTGTGTCCTCTCCCTGCCGGCCAGTGTCCAGCGCCGCCCGAGTGCCCCCGGTGtccagcagccctgcccctgcgTCCCCCTCACCCGTCACAGCCGGCTCTTTCCGATCCCACTCAGCTGCCACCTGCCCCGAG CAGATGGACTGCTCGCCCCCGGCCAGTGCTGGCAGCCTCGCGTCCACCCCCGGCGGGAGCCCCACGTCCACCCCCGGCGGGAGCCCCGCCTCCCGCTCCCGCAAACCCGGCGCTGTCATTGAGAGCTTCGTGAACCACGCCCCGGGGGTGTTCTCAGGGACCTTCTCTG GCACGCTGCACCCCAACTGCCAGGATAGCAGCGGGCGGCCGCGGCGTGACATCGGCACCATCCTGCAGATCCTCAACGACCTTCTGAGTGCCACGCGGCACTACCAGGGCATGCCCCCGTCGCTGACCCAGCTACGCTGCCATGCCCAGTGCGCGCCCGCCTCGCCCGCCCCGGACCTCACCCCCAAAACTACCTCCTGTGAGAAGCTGGCGGCTGCAGCCCCCGCCTCCCTGAGCCAGGCCCGCACGTGCAAGCCTCTGG ggGACCGGCTGCGGCAGACGGAGAACCGGGCCACCCGCTGCAAGGTGGAGCGCCTACAGCTGCTGCTTCAGCAGAAGCGGCTCCGCAGGAAGGCGCGACGCGACGCCCGCGGCCCCTACCACTGGCCGCCCAGCCGCAAGGCCGGCCGCAGCGACACCAgcgggggaggcggcggcggcggccccagCGAGGCCTCTGGCTTGGGCCTCGACTTTGAGGACTCCGTTTGGAAGCCGGAAGTCAATCCTGACATTAAGTCAGAGTTCGTGGTGGCCTAG
- the MIDN gene encoding midnolin isoform X3, with translation MEPQPGGARSCRRGAPGGACELGPAAEAAPMSLAIHSTTGTRYELSVPPDETVEGLRKRLSQRLKVPKERLALLHKDTRLSSGKLQEFGVGDGSKLTLVPTVEAGLMSQASRPEQSVMQALESLTETQVSDFLSGRSPLTLALRVGDHMMFVQLQLAAQHTPLQHRHVLAAAAAAAAAARGGPSVTAPVSSPCRPVSSAARVPPVSSSPAPASPSPVTAGSFRSHSAATCPEQMDCSPPASAGSLASTPGGSPTSTPGGSPASRSRKPGAVIESFVNHAPGVFSGTFSGTLHPNCQDSSGRPRRDIGTILQILNDLLSATRHYQGMPPSLTQLRCHAQCAPASPAPDLTPKTTSCEKLAAAAPASLSQARTCKPLGDRLRQTENRATRCKVERLQLLLQQKRLRRKARRDARGPYHWPPSRKAGRSDTSGGGGGGGPSEASGLGLDFEDSVWKPEVNPDIKSEFVVA, from the exons ATGGAGCCGCAGCCCGGCGGCGCCCGGAGCTGCCGGCGCGGGGCCCCCGGCGGCGCCTGCGAGCTGGGCCCGGCGGCCGAGGCGGCTCCCATGAGCCTGGCCATCCACAGCACGACGGGCACCCGCTACGAGCTGTCGGTGCCCCCGGACGAAACGGTGGAGGGGCTGCGCAAGCGGCTGTCCCAGAGGCTCAAAGTGCCCAAGGAGCGCCTGGCACTGCTCCACAAAGACAC ccGGCTCAGTTCGGGGAAGCTGCAGGAGTTCGGCGTGGGGGATGGCAGCAAGCTGACGCTGGTACCCACCGTGGAGGCGGGCCTCATG TCGCAGGCCTCAAGGCCAGAGCAGTCTGTGATGCAGGCCCTGGAGAGCTTGACTGAGACACAG GTCAGTGACTTCTTGTCCGGCCGCTCGCCGCTGACCCTGGCGCTGCGCGTGGGTGACCACATGATGTTCGTCCAGCTGCAGCTGGCCGCCCAGCATACCCCGCTGCAACACCGCCACGTGCtggcggccgccgccgccgccgccgccgccgcccgggggGGCCCCAGCGTGACCGCCCCTGTGTCCTCTCCCTGCCGGCCAGTGTCCAGCGCCGCCCGAGTGCCCCCGGTGtccagcagccctgcccctgcgTCCCCCTCACCCGTCACAGCCGGCTCTTTCCGATCCCACTCAGCTGCCACCTGCCCCGAG CAGATGGACTGCTCGCCCCCGGCCAGTGCTGGCAGCCTCGCGTCCACCCCCGGCGGGAGCCCCACGTCCACCCCCGGCGGGAGCCCCGCCTCCCGCTCCCGCAAACCCGGCGCTGTCATTGAGAGCTTCGTGAACCACGCCCCGGGGGTGTTCTCAGGGACCTTCTCTG GCACGCTGCACCCCAACTGCCAGGATAGCAGCGGGCGGCCGCGGCGTGACATCGGCACCATCCTGCAGATCCTCAACGACCTTCTGAGTGCCACGCGGCACTACCAGGGCATGCCCCCGTCGCTGACCCAGCTACGCTGCCATGCCCAGTGCGCGCCCGCCTCGCCCGCCCCGGACCTCACCCCCAAAACTACCTCCTGTGAGAAGCTGGCGGCTGCAGCCCCCGCCTCCCTGAGCCAGGCCCGCACGTGCAAGCCTCTGG ggGACCGGCTGCGGCAGACGGAGAACCGGGCCACCCGCTGCAAGGTGGAGCGCCTACAGCTGCTGCTTCAGCAGAAGCGGCTCCGCAGGAAGGCGCGACGCGACGCCCGCGGCCCCTACCACTGGCCGCCCAGCCGCAAGGCCGGCCGCAGCGACACCAgcgggggaggcggcggcggcggccccagCGAGGCCTCTGGCTTGGGCCTCGACTTTGAGGACTCCGTTTGGAAGCCGGAAGTCAATCCTGACATTAAGTCAGAGTTCGTGGTGGCCTAG
- the MIDN gene encoding midnolin isoform X2, which yields MEPQPGGARSCRRGAPGGACELGPAAEAAPMSLAIHSTTGTRYELSVPPDETVEGLRKRLSQRLKVPKERLALLHKDTRLSSGKLQEFGVGDGSKLTLVPTVEAGLMSQASRPEQSVMQALESLTETQPPVAPGPGRAGGGVFRKYRFILFKHPWHRQGPQSPERGGERPQVSDFLSGRSPLTLALRVGDHMMFVQLQLAAQHTPLQHRHVLAAAAAAAAAARGGPSVTAPVSSPCRPVSSAARVPPVSSSPAPASPSPVTAGSFRSHSAATCPEMDCSPPASAGSLASTPGGSPTSTPGGSPASRSRKPGAVIESFVNHAPGVFSGTFSGTLHPNCQDSSGRPRRDIGTILQILNDLLSATRHYQGMPPSLTQLRCHAQCAPASPAPDLTPKTTSCEKLAAAAPASLSQARTCKPLGDRLRQTENRATRCKVERLQLLLQQKRLRRKARRDARGPYHWPPSRKAGRSDTSGGGGGGGPSEASGLGLDFEDSVWKPEVNPDIKSEFVVA from the exons ATGGAGCCGCAGCCCGGCGGCGCCCGGAGCTGCCGGCGCGGGGCCCCCGGCGGCGCCTGCGAGCTGGGCCCGGCGGCCGAGGCGGCTCCCATGAGCCTGGCCATCCACAGCACGACGGGCACCCGCTACGAGCTGTCGGTGCCCCCGGACGAAACGGTGGAGGGGCTGCGCAAGCGGCTGTCCCAGAGGCTCAAAGTGCCCAAGGAGCGCCTGGCACTGCTCCACAAAGACAC ccGGCTCAGTTCGGGGAAGCTGCAGGAGTTCGGCGTGGGGGATGGCAGCAAGCTGACGCTGGTACCCACCGTGGAGGCGGGCCTCATG TCGCAGGCCTCAAGGCCAGAGCAGTCTGTGATGCAGGCCCTGGAGAGCTTGACTGAGACACAG CCCCCAGTGGCGCCCGGGCCAGGCCGGGCTGGCGGAGGCGTCTTCCGGAAATACCGATTCATTTTATTTAAGCATCCGTGGCACCGACAGGGaccccagagcccagagaggggcgGCGAGAGGCCCCAG GTCAGTGACTTCTTGTCCGGCCGCTCGCCGCTGACCCTGGCGCTGCGCGTGGGTGACCACATGATGTTCGTCCAGCTGCAGCTGGCCGCCCAGCATACCCCGCTGCAACACCGCCACGTGCtggcggccgccgccgccgccgccgccgccgcccgggggGGCCCCAGCGTGACCGCCCCTGTGTCCTCTCCCTGCCGGCCAGTGTCCAGCGCCGCCCGAGTGCCCCCGGTGtccagcagccctgcccctgcgTCCCCCTCACCCGTCACAGCCGGCTCTTTCCGATCCCACTCAGCTGCCACCTGCCCCGAG ATGGACTGCTCGCCCCCGGCCAGTGCTGGCAGCCTCGCGTCCACCCCCGGCGGGAGCCCCACGTCCACCCCCGGCGGGAGCCCCGCCTCCCGCTCCCGCAAACCCGGCGCTGTCATTGAGAGCTTCGTGAACCACGCCCCGGGGGTGTTCTCAGGGACCTTCTCTG GCACGCTGCACCCCAACTGCCAGGATAGCAGCGGGCGGCCGCGGCGTGACATCGGCACCATCCTGCAGATCCTCAACGACCTTCTGAGTGCCACGCGGCACTACCAGGGCATGCCCCCGTCGCTGACCCAGCTACGCTGCCATGCCCAGTGCGCGCCCGCCTCGCCCGCCCCGGACCTCACCCCCAAAACTACCTCCTGTGAGAAGCTGGCGGCTGCAGCCCCCGCCTCCCTGAGCCAGGCCCGCACGTGCAAGCCTCTGG ggGACCGGCTGCGGCAGACGGAGAACCGGGCCACCCGCTGCAAGGTGGAGCGCCTACAGCTGCTGCTTCAGCAGAAGCGGCTCCGCAGGAAGGCGCGACGCGACGCCCGCGGCCCCTACCACTGGCCGCCCAGCCGCAAGGCCGGCCGCAGCGACACCAgcgggggaggcggcggcggcggccccagCGAGGCCTCTGGCTTGGGCCTCGACTTTGAGGACTCCGTTTGGAAGCCGGAAGTCAATCCTGACATTAAGTCAGAGTTCGTGGTGGCCTAG
- the MIDN gene encoding midnolin isoform X4, which yields MEPQPGGARSCRRGAPGGACELGPAAEAAPMSLAIHSTTGTRYELSVPPDETVEGLRKRLSQRLKVPKERLALLHKDTRLSSGKLQEFGVGDGSKLTLVPTVEAGLMSQASRPEQSVMQALESLTETQVSDFLSGRSPLTLALRVGDHMMFVQLQLAAQHTPLQHRHVLAAAAAAAAAARGGPSVTAPVSSPCRPVSSAARVPPVSSSPAPASPSPVTAGSFRSHSAATCPEMDCSPPASAGSLASTPGGSPTSTPGGSPASRSRKPGAVIESFVNHAPGVFSGTFSGTLHPNCQDSSGRPRRDIGTILQILNDLLSATRHYQGMPPSLTQLRCHAQCAPASPAPDLTPKTTSCEKLAAAAPASLSQARTCKPLGDRLRQTENRATRCKVERLQLLLQQKRLRRKARRDARGPYHWPPSRKAGRSDTSGGGGGGGPSEASGLGLDFEDSVWKPEVNPDIKSEFVVA from the exons ATGGAGCCGCAGCCCGGCGGCGCCCGGAGCTGCCGGCGCGGGGCCCCCGGCGGCGCCTGCGAGCTGGGCCCGGCGGCCGAGGCGGCTCCCATGAGCCTGGCCATCCACAGCACGACGGGCACCCGCTACGAGCTGTCGGTGCCCCCGGACGAAACGGTGGAGGGGCTGCGCAAGCGGCTGTCCCAGAGGCTCAAAGTGCCCAAGGAGCGCCTGGCACTGCTCCACAAAGACAC ccGGCTCAGTTCGGGGAAGCTGCAGGAGTTCGGCGTGGGGGATGGCAGCAAGCTGACGCTGGTACCCACCGTGGAGGCGGGCCTCATG TCGCAGGCCTCAAGGCCAGAGCAGTCTGTGATGCAGGCCCTGGAGAGCTTGACTGAGACACAG GTCAGTGACTTCTTGTCCGGCCGCTCGCCGCTGACCCTGGCGCTGCGCGTGGGTGACCACATGATGTTCGTCCAGCTGCAGCTGGCCGCCCAGCATACCCCGCTGCAACACCGCCACGTGCtggcggccgccgccgccgccgccgccgccgcccgggggGGCCCCAGCGTGACCGCCCCTGTGTCCTCTCCCTGCCGGCCAGTGTCCAGCGCCGCCCGAGTGCCCCCGGTGtccagcagccctgcccctgcgTCCCCCTCACCCGTCACAGCCGGCTCTTTCCGATCCCACTCAGCTGCCACCTGCCCCGAG ATGGACTGCTCGCCCCCGGCCAGTGCTGGCAGCCTCGCGTCCACCCCCGGCGGGAGCCCCACGTCCACCCCCGGCGGGAGCCCCGCCTCCCGCTCCCGCAAACCCGGCGCTGTCATTGAGAGCTTCGTGAACCACGCCCCGGGGGTGTTCTCAGGGACCTTCTCTG GCACGCTGCACCCCAACTGCCAGGATAGCAGCGGGCGGCCGCGGCGTGACATCGGCACCATCCTGCAGATCCTCAACGACCTTCTGAGTGCCACGCGGCACTACCAGGGCATGCCCCCGTCGCTGACCCAGCTACGCTGCCATGCCCAGTGCGCGCCCGCCTCGCCCGCCCCGGACCTCACCCCCAAAACTACCTCCTGTGAGAAGCTGGCGGCTGCAGCCCCCGCCTCCCTGAGCCAGGCCCGCACGTGCAAGCCTCTGG ggGACCGGCTGCGGCAGACGGAGAACCGGGCCACCCGCTGCAAGGTGGAGCGCCTACAGCTGCTGCTTCAGCAGAAGCGGCTCCGCAGGAAGGCGCGACGCGACGCCCGCGGCCCCTACCACTGGCCGCCCAGCCGCAAGGCCGGCCGCAGCGACACCAgcgggggaggcggcggcggcggccccagCGAGGCCTCTGGCTTGGGCCTCGACTTTGAGGACTCCGTTTGGAAGCCGGAAGTCAATCCTGACATTAAGTCAGAGTTCGTGGTGGCCTAG
- the LOC123604994 gene encoding cold-inducible RNA-binding protein isoform X5: MQETTETQAAMASDEGKLFVGGLSFDTNEQSLEQVFSKYGQISEVVVVKDRETQRSRGFGFVTFENIDDAKDAMMAMNGKSVDGRQIRVDQAGKSSDNRSRGYRGGSAGGRGFFRGGRGRGRGFSRGGGDRGYGGSRFESRSGGYGGSRDYYSSRSQGGGYGDRSSGGSYRDSYDSYATHNE; encoded by the exons ATGCAGGAAACCACAGAAACACAG GCCGCCATGGCATCAGACGAAGGCAAGCTTTTCGTCGGAGGGCTGAGTTTCGACACCAACGAGCAGTCGCTGGAGCAGGTCTTCTCAAAGTACGGACAGATCTCGGAAG TGGTGGTCGTGAAGGACCGGGAGACCCAGCGGTCGCGAGGCTTTGGGTTTGTCACGTTTGAGAACATCGACGACGCCAAGGACGCCATGATGGCCATGAACGGGAAG TCTGTGGACGGGCGGCAGATCCGAGTCGACCAGGCCGGCAAGTCGTCGGACAACCGATCCCGAGGCTATCGAGGTGGCTCTGCTGGCGGCCGGGGCTTCTTCCGAGGGGGCCGAGGCCGGGGCCGTGGCTTCTCCAGAG GAGGAGGGGATCGAGGCTATGGAGGGAGCCGGTTTGAGTCCAGGAGTGGGGGCTATGGAGGCTCCAGAGACTACTACAGCAG CCGGAGTCAAGGTGGCGGCTATGGCGACCGGAGCTCAGGCGGGTCCTACAGAGACAGCTACGACAGTTACG CTACACACAACGAGTAA
- the LOC123604994 gene encoding cold-inducible RNA-binding protein isoform X2, which produces MQETTETQAAMASDEGKLFVGGLSFDTNEQSLEQVFSKYGQISEVVVVKDRETQRSRGFGFVTFENIDDAKDAMMAMNGKVSGFQSVDGRQIRVDQAGKSSDNRSRGYRGGSAGGRGFFRGGRGRGRGFSRGGGDRGYGGSRFESRSGGYGGSRDYYSSRSQGGGYGDRSSGGSYRDSYDSYATHNE; this is translated from the exons ATGCAGGAAACCACAGAAACACAG GCCGCCATGGCATCAGACGAAGGCAAGCTTTTCGTCGGAGGGCTGAGTTTCGACACCAACGAGCAGTCGCTGGAGCAGGTCTTCTCAAAGTACGGACAGATCTCGGAAG TGGTGGTCGTGAAGGACCGGGAGACCCAGCGGTCGCGAGGCTTTGGGTTTGTCACGTTTGAGAACATCGACGACGCCAAGGACGCCATGATGGCCATGAACGGGAAG GTCTCCGGTTTCCAGTCTGTGGACGGGCGGCAGATCCGAGTCGACCAGGCCGGCAAGTCGTCGGACAACCGATCCCGAGGCTATCGAGGTGGCTCTGCTGGCGGCCGGGGCTTCTTCCGAGGGGGCCGAGGCCGGGGCCGTGGCTTCTCCAGAG GAGGAGGGGATCGAGGCTATGGAGGGAGCCGGTTTGAGTCCAGGAGTGGGGGCTATGGAGGCTCCAGAGACTACTACAGCAG CCGGAGTCAAGGTGGCGGCTATGGCGACCGGAGCTCAGGCGGGTCCTACAGAGACAGCTACGACAGTTACG CTACACACAACGAGTAA
- the LOC123604994 gene encoding cold-inducible RNA-binding protein isoform X4 encodes MQETTETQAAMASDEGKLFVGGLSFDTNEQSLEQVFSKYGQISEVVVVKDRETQRSRGFGFVTFENIDDAKDAMMAMNGKVSGFQSVDGRQIRVDQAGKSSDNRSRGYRGGSAGGRGFFRGGRGRGRGFSRGGGDRGYGGSRFESRSGGYGGSRDYYSSRSQGGGYGDRSSGGSYRDSYDSYG; translated from the exons ATGCAGGAAACCACAGAAACACAG GCCGCCATGGCATCAGACGAAGGCAAGCTTTTCGTCGGAGGGCTGAGTTTCGACACCAACGAGCAGTCGCTGGAGCAGGTCTTCTCAAAGTACGGACAGATCTCGGAAG TGGTGGTCGTGAAGGACCGGGAGACCCAGCGGTCGCGAGGCTTTGGGTTTGTCACGTTTGAGAACATCGACGACGCCAAGGACGCCATGATGGCCATGAACGGGAAG GTCTCCGGTTTCCAGTCTGTGGACGGGCGGCAGATCCGAGTCGACCAGGCCGGCAAGTCGTCGGACAACCGATCCCGAGGCTATCGAGGTGGCTCTGCTGGCGGCCGGGGCTTCTTCCGAGGGGGCCGAGGCCGGGGCCGTGGCTTCTCCAGAG GAGGAGGGGATCGAGGCTATGGAGGGAGCCGGTTTGAGTCCAGGAGTGGGGGCTATGGAGGCTCCAGAGACTACTACAGCAG CCGGAGTCAAGGTGGCGGCTATGGCGACCGGAGCTCAGGCGGGTCCTACAGAGACAGCTACGACAGTTACG GTTGA
- the LOC123604994 gene encoding cold-inducible RNA-binding protein isoform X1, with product MQETTETQAAMASDEGKLFVGGLSFDTNEQSLEQVFSKYGQISEVVVVKDRETQRSRGFGFVTFENIDDAKDAMMAMNGKSVDGRQIRVDQAGKSSDNRSRGYRGGSAGGRGFFRGGRGRGRGFSRGGGDRGYGGSRFESRSGGYGGSRDYYSSRSQGGGYGDRSSGGSYRDSYDSYGKSCSEGTSPPGPALGAQ from the exons ATGCAGGAAACCACAGAAACACAG GCCGCCATGGCATCAGACGAAGGCAAGCTTTTCGTCGGAGGGCTGAGTTTCGACACCAACGAGCAGTCGCTGGAGCAGGTCTTCTCAAAGTACGGACAGATCTCGGAAG TGGTGGTCGTGAAGGACCGGGAGACCCAGCGGTCGCGAGGCTTTGGGTTTGTCACGTTTGAGAACATCGACGACGCCAAGGACGCCATGATGGCCATGAACGGGAAG TCTGTGGACGGGCGGCAGATCCGAGTCGACCAGGCCGGCAAGTCGTCGGACAACCGATCCCGAGGCTATCGAGGTGGCTCTGCTGGCGGCCGGGGCTTCTTCCGAGGGGGCCGAGGCCGGGGCCGTGGCTTCTCCAGAG GAGGAGGGGATCGAGGCTATGGAGGGAGCCGGTTTGAGTCCAGGAGTGGGGGCTATGGAGGCTCCAGAGACTACTACAGCAG CCGGAGTCAAGGTGGCGGCTATGGCGACCGGAGCTCAGGCGGGTCCTACAGAGACAGCTACGACAGTTACGGTAAGTCATGCTCCGAGGGCACCTCGCCGCCGGGGCCTGCACTGGGAGCTCAGTAA
- the LOC123604994 gene encoding cold-inducible RNA-binding protein isoform X6 gives MQETTETQAAMASDEGKLFVGGLSFDTNEQSLEQVFSKYGQISEVVVVKDRETQRSRGFGFVTFENIDDAKDAMMAMNGKSVDGRQIRVDQAGKSSDNRSRGYRGGSAGGRGFFRGGRGRGRGFSRGGGDRGYGGSRFESRSGGYGGSRDYYSSRSQGGGYGDRSSGGSYRDSYDSYG, from the exons ATGCAGGAAACCACAGAAACACAG GCCGCCATGGCATCAGACGAAGGCAAGCTTTTCGTCGGAGGGCTGAGTTTCGACACCAACGAGCAGTCGCTGGAGCAGGTCTTCTCAAAGTACGGACAGATCTCGGAAG TGGTGGTCGTGAAGGACCGGGAGACCCAGCGGTCGCGAGGCTTTGGGTTTGTCACGTTTGAGAACATCGACGACGCCAAGGACGCCATGATGGCCATGAACGGGAAG TCTGTGGACGGGCGGCAGATCCGAGTCGACCAGGCCGGCAAGTCGTCGGACAACCGATCCCGAGGCTATCGAGGTGGCTCTGCTGGCGGCCGGGGCTTCTTCCGAGGGGGCCGAGGCCGGGGCCGTGGCTTCTCCAGAG GAGGAGGGGATCGAGGCTATGGAGGGAGCCGGTTTGAGTCCAGGAGTGGGGGCTATGGAGGCTCCAGAGACTACTACAGCAG CCGGAGTCAAGGTGGCGGCTATGGCGACCGGAGCTCAGGCGGGTCCTACAGAGACAGCTACGACAGTTACG GTTGA
- the LOC123604994 gene encoding cold-inducible RNA-binding protein isoform X3, translating to MASDEGKLFVGGLSFDTNEQSLEQVFSKYGQISEVVVVKDRETQRSRGFGFVTFENIDDAKDAMMAMNGKSVDGRQIRVDQAGKSSDNRSRGYRGGSAGGRGFFRGGRGRGRGFSRGGGDRGYGGSRFESRSGGYGGSRDYYSSRSQGGGYGDRSSGGSYRDSYDSYGKSCSEGTSPPGPALGAQ from the exons ATGGCATCAGACGAAGGCAAGCTTTTCGTCGGAGGGCTGAGTTTCGACACCAACGAGCAGTCGCTGGAGCAGGTCTTCTCAAAGTACGGACAGATCTCGGAAG TGGTGGTCGTGAAGGACCGGGAGACCCAGCGGTCGCGAGGCTTTGGGTTTGTCACGTTTGAGAACATCGACGACGCCAAGGACGCCATGATGGCCATGAACGGGAAG TCTGTGGACGGGCGGCAGATCCGAGTCGACCAGGCCGGCAAGTCGTCGGACAACCGATCCCGAGGCTATCGAGGTGGCTCTGCTGGCGGCCGGGGCTTCTTCCGAGGGGGCCGAGGCCGGGGCCGTGGCTTCTCCAGAG GAGGAGGGGATCGAGGCTATGGAGGGAGCCGGTTTGAGTCCAGGAGTGGGGGCTATGGAGGCTCCAGAGACTACTACAGCAG CCGGAGTCAAGGTGGCGGCTATGGCGACCGGAGCTCAGGCGGGTCCTACAGAGACAGCTACGACAGTTACGGTAAGTCATGCTCCGAGGGCACCTCGCCGCCGGGGCCTGCACTGGGAGCTCAGTAA